From a region of the Chlorocebus sabaeus isolate Y175 chromosome 23, mChlSab1.0.hap1, whole genome shotgun sequence genome:
- the PAIP2 gene encoding polyadenylate-binding protein-interacting protein 2: MKDPSRSSTSPSIINEDVIINGHSHEDDNPFAEYMWMENEEEFNRQIEEELWEEEFIERCFQEMLEEEEEHEWFIPARDLPQTMDQIQDQFNDLVISDGSSLEDLVVKSNLNPNAKEFVPGVKY; this comes from the exons ATGAAAGATCCAAGTCGCAGCAGTACTAGCCCAAGCATCATCAATGAAGATGTGATTATTAACGGTCATTCTCATGAAGATGACAATCCATTTGCAGAGTACATGTGgatggaaaatgaagaagaattCAATAGACAA ATAGAAGAGGAGTTATGGGAAGAAGAATTTATTGAACGCTGTTTCCAAGAAATgctggaagaggaagaagagcatGAATGGTTTATTCCAGCTCGAGATCTCCCACAAACTATGGACCAAATCCAAGACCAGTTTAATGACCTTGTTATCAGTGATGGCTCTTCTCTGGAAGATCTTGTg GTCAAGAGCAATCTGAATCCAAATGCAAAGGAGTTTGTTCCTGGGGTGAAGTACTGA